The following nucleotide sequence is from Salvia miltiorrhiza cultivar Shanhuang (shh) chromosome 7, IMPLAD_Smil_shh, whole genome shotgun sequence.
CCCCTTTCTGTTATTTTCCCTTTTCAATTTCCCCGTTGAATTCGACGCTTTGATAGTGTTATTTAGGGCTCAGAGGCTCCAATAATTCCAAGGCGATGCTCTCTTCTCTGCTGAACAAGAGGGAAAAGCTGCAAGACTAGCTCCGGAGTGTTGAAAAGCAGGTTGTTTAACCCTCTCTAATTATGAGATTTGGATTTGGTTTTGGTTTATATTCTGAAATTCGTGCTATATAAGTGGTTGAAATCAATAGATTACTTCACTCGAgtattcaataaatttatttttattttatgccaATTTCCTTCAACTTGATTCTCAACCACTTCAAAATTAATACTGATACTAGTTTTATCCAAAATTGTTCTCAACTGTAGAGTTAATTCCAATTCATTTTTTGGTTGCTTTGTTTATTTTGGTTTTTTGATACTCAAACGTAAAGCTGTCGACTTTAGTCGATTATCCACTATAAATTTAATCTCGAATTTGATGagatattttgaaatttttgtttatttgattctCAGCTCAAGTGTTGTTGTATTACATGTTGGTTGATCAAGATTTTGTAGTTGTTCTAAACCCGATGTTTTGGTAGAGACCATTATGTCCAAGGTAGCTCTTTCTATTTCCAAATGGCTCTCTTACTTTGGAAATTTTCTTTTGTtggagaaattaaatatttttgaattaattttgataAGCTTCCGCATATACAGTCTCTTTGTATTCATGAAATGGTTACGCGAGCTTATAAGCATGTAGTTCGAGCTGTTATTGCTTCTGTTGAGAGCATGGATAACATGTCTGCTGCTATAGCCACAACATTAAATTTCTTGCTGGGGTCCTGCAATGCTGAAAGCAGCGATCAGACTCTTAAATTGCAATGGTTGCgggcaattttggagaaaagaTTTGGTTGGAAATTGAAAGATGAACTACAACACTTGAGAAAGTTATCGATTCTGAGGGGTCTTTGTCATAAGGTACTATTTCTTGTTTATTTTCGTAACTTGGAAGGGTTTTATCGAATACCTCTTTCATAGGTTGGGTTAGAGCTGGTGCCTAAGGACTATGATTTGGAATGCTCCACCCCATTCACAAATTCTCATATTATCAGCCTAGTGCCCATTTGCAAGGTAGGAGCACATCATGTAGCAAATGAGTTTATGTAGTTTCTAAACGATGGTTTTTTAGCGACTTTCTTCACTTCATGTTTACAGCGTGTAGGGTGCTCTTCTGCTGATGGGCGAACTCTACTTGAGTCATCCAAGATTGCTCTAGATAAAGGGAAGCTGGAAGATGCTGTGAATTATGGAACAAAGGTATTAATTTAGtggtatataatataatttggtGCTCCACATTATCATTTAAGTCATGTTTTCATGACTCAACAGCAGCTACTTACATAAATGTAGCTATGATGGAAGAAGGCATGGGAAATGTTCATGTTGCTCTCAGATATCTACATGAAGCCCTTAAGTGCAACCAAAGACTATTAGGAGCGGATCACATCCAGGTCTATTTTGACCTTTCTATATCTCAATCATACAGAACACCATGTGAcagatattaaaatattaattcaaattttaaaagtggTCTTCATCATCTAAAGGTCCTCAACAATTCCTAGGTTATAGCTGAAAACCAATCGTTTTCTGTTATTCCCATTCTGAGGAGCACAGAAggcttatttttcttctttcaattcatAGGCTTGAAGAAAacattaatcaaattattttattttgatttttattgtcTTGTGCAGAAAATGAAAGAAGAATTGAAAAGATTGAAAGATGAGAATACTACACTTACAAGAGATCATGTATGCAGTTATTACATCATTTCTCATCATAGATTAGGAccttttccattttaagttatACATGCCACTCCTTTTTATTCCTCACCTAGCTAGATTCTCTTCTGCTTCTTATGTACAGAAAGCTAAGAAATTGGATAGAAGACCAAAACAAACAATTTGAGCAGAAGACAAAGGAAGCTAAATCAAAGGTTTTTGATGCTACAGGCAAGGTAATCAAACATTCTAATTAGTAATTACACCAGTTGTGAAACTAGATTTATATCAGCTTTCATCCTCTTCTCATACTATACTCTCAACAAATAAAGACTTCGCAGCTGAAAATTAAAGGTGACATTGCCAAAGCAATTGATGCTAGGGATGGGGAGCGGGAAGCTCGTGCAAAGCTGCTCGAGTCAGAGGCGATGCTGATGCAAAGCTGCATTAATTATTCTATGCAGCATATTAGTTCTAACCGTTTTCTGTTTGTAGGTGGCACCTCTGGCCATGTCTGATGCAACTATGCTAGCTCCTGAAGAAGTATTTTCTGGTAAAGGTGACATCAAAGAAGAAACTGAGCTAACAAAGGCAGATAGAAAGAGGAGAAGGGCAAAGAAAAAAAGACAGTTTAAAGGTGAAATATTGATTTGAGTGTTATTCTACTGTTTGTTCTCCATCTGTACAAAAAACAATAAGGCAGAGTTTTCTTTCGTGTGATTAATGCTATTTCAAGCTGTGGATAAAGGAGTATTGTTTTTGTTATTCTTCTGTACTTTTATATCTTGATGGTCAGATTCTTGCTGTGTAAACTAGCCATAAGGAGGAGCATCCTTTCCACATCAATTGCATGCTGGTGTCTGGATTTTCGTTGTTATATATTAGTGTAGCACTCTCTGCACTATATGTCAtctctaattttattttcctcTGAAATGTTGAATCAATTACAGCTGAGTCTGTCAAACGGATGGCAGTAAAGACACAGCTAAGCACATTGAAGAAACCCGAAGATGGTAATTTTGTCATATTCATTTCATTTTGGCTCTTGAGGTTTTGATTGCTAATTCACTAGACCCTTagtttttttcagttttatgaaGCCCCTGAACTTTTACATTTTGTTTTAGcaacataaactttaaaattcaggGCAAGAAACTAATTTTGCCTTGGTTTTGCTGTTGCAATTTTGGATCTTGTAAAGGAAATCTAATTGCTGCTGTTGCTTGAAGTTGCAGGGAACGGGGAGTCATGAATGACACTTTGAAAGAAATGTTTTCTTGCCTTTGCCGTCTAATGTGATTCATGATGTAGTGTGAAACATAAGTCAACatattgtttgttatctttttcttgtccagttttcttttatttcacatattttatttggattatttttctattgGCAGGTTGAGCTTGTGTGCCGGGTTCTCTCCTAAGTTAGTTGCTGCAAATTCATCATAGCAGGTCAACTAGTTCATGAGGACTTGGTGCTAGAACACATaatatgatagatttttgttttagctataagatagttggtactttcaattttgaatcgaaatatgcaatgatcatatgtacttgatacttggttcatttggatggtaatgtatgaatattttggatgatatataatattgttattggtgattttatcattttgttgttttaaagttatttatttatttcttgagataaataacataaaaatcgagaaaaaatattaaatatgctagttgtagttgaaatacataacagtataaaaagtacaaaaaaatcgttatgtatttctatcaaagataacggtaaaaatcgttataaaaagtaaaaaaaactgttaactatgataggaaaaaaaacaaaaaaatacaaaacataacggaaaaattctcatacataacggtataaaccgttatgtataatcattatagataacggtttcataccgttatgtatagaaaaaaaactgttaactatgataggaaaaaaaacaaaaaaaaatacaaaacataacggaaaaatcctcatacataacggtataaaccgttatgtataatcattatagataacggtttcataccgttatgtatgagtgtctcgtaccgttatctattctcacatacataacggtttttaaaccgttgtctatgatacgtatcatagataacaccactatacacaacgatTTTTTTGCAAAGCAACTCTTTGTGAGAAGTATATACCACGAAGTTATCGcaagaagaaagaaatggagTTTGTGAATTTGAAGCAAGGGAATAGGACAATAGCTGAGTATGACCGTTTGTCTTGCGACTTAgctcgatatgcaccatatcgGGTAGATACTGACAagaagatgtcagaattgttttgtgcCGGTTTGAAGCAGGAAATTCGAGTTGTTCTAACAAGTCAAAATGCACTTACTTATGCTGAAGCACTGAACCGAGCATTAGACATGGAGCTGGCAATGCAGTCAGAGAAGACGAGTCAACCTTCTGTACCCCAGTTGAACCCGAATACTCAATCGGGAAGTCAATCTTTTTCTAGACAAGGACAGAAAGGTAAAAGAAAGTGGGACGAGCGaagtcaaggtcccaagaaATCGTGGCAGAGTCCATAATGTGCCACCATATTTTCAAGGCAAAGATAAACGACCTTATGCAGCCCCAGCGGCAGCATCACAAGGACCACGAGGAATACCGCCTTGCTCAAAATGCAACAAAATACACTTGGGAGAGTGCAAGGTGGGAACGAATAGCTGTTTCACCTGTGGAAGAGTCGGACATTACTCCAACCAATGCCCGAACCGCCAGCAAAGTTGAAGCGGAGGAAGGTCGAATCAATTCCAGCCGCAACTCAAAGCTATGGAAGGAGCCCTACTACTGCCACAACTCTAACAGTCATCCCATTGACAACAACAGTCGAGAAGACACCAAAGGTTGTTTGCGATTGATCAGAAATCTCAGGACAAAAACCAAGGAAATTTAGTAGATATGGGGGAGTTGAAAGGCGTACCTATAGTAATCTTGTTCGATACAGGAGCTGCGTATTCCTTTATCTCGTTTACGTGTGTGGATACGTTAGAATTGAATGTAGTACAGCCCCACAGCATTTAAGGGTAGCTACTCCTATAGGCAGAATTACTACAGTTACGCATGTGTACCCTAACCTAGAATTTAAACTAGGACCGCTCAAGCTTAAGGCTAAGACTTAGAGACTTATGCGAATGTGGCACTTGGACATCATTCTGGAaatggactggttagccgaGAACCTCGCGATGATACAATGTAAAgagagacggatatcattccagccaccaGGCCAGGAACCTACTTGTTTCTATGGTATTGAGAGGAagtggaagaagacgccgattatTTCGGCATTGCAAGCCAGAAAGCTTTTGCAACGGAAAGATACCACCGCATACGTGGTATACTTGAACTAGAGTGAGGAGTTAAAGGCGAATATTAATGATGTACCAGTTGTGCGAGAGTATAAAGACGTGTTTCCTGACGTTTTACCAGGATTACCATCGGATCGAGAACTAGAGTTTACGATTGATCCTAAGCCCGGAACCACACCGACTTCAAAAGCGCCTTatagagttgcaagagttgaaactgcaactacaagaactgcTAGACATGGGCTttattcgacctagtgttttcCCGTGGGGAGCTGGTGGACGTCGTTtcccaccaaaataattcctgcagaattatcaagagtAAATTAGTACactgataagcagggtcgatcccacagagagtaGATTAATCatcaattccctaaaatctaaaaatttggtgatgccaccacgccttaactttAAGAtgagttaattaaactaagaatgcaggattaaatcaaataaaatacggtTGAAGTAAATCAATTatagggtaattcggctcaaataaatccactctaattcaactctgatccttgacgcaataattaatcaatccctattaaccaaccagttataggataccgtgatacgcactgacataccccaattcctacttactatgtcgatagacagctagatacgctagtcttgtctattccccttattaaaatataacctagctggatacgccagtcttagatgtAATATTCTAACAACATTAAgaggaaggaacccaatttagaccaattatcctagatacgctagtaataattaatctaccaatttattcctactacaaacatggtagttttgtcactaatcagccctattccaacaattacggattggaggtgctaattgactataatccaattaaacctaagttgatcagacttaaataaaatcagaattatcattgaacctaggaattaatcggaatcaataggaatcaattttaaaccaattaggtctcacagataatTAAatcagagtttcattattctcgccgaattaaaggtttagctactcatgcttaaattaagaacaagcaaagaaataaaagtaaacatagaacaagagaataaattaaattgcaaagaaaataaaataactactCTGGAATGAAAATCGTCTGCACTAAAAAACTGAAACAAAAGTATGAACGTAATCAAAGTAAACTAATAAAAATCTAAATCTAAAGttgcggctgccaagggaaagTTGATCTCCAGGAAGTacgaaaattagggcaaaaGATTGTCTATCTGAAAGAAAAACTACGCccttatttatagacttcaaaaccttctggatcaccatggaagttgccatgcaaagccggactctaaaaggaatagaatcgtgcaaaggaaggtaagtccagctgtgacacgcgctctggaaataatctccactatggcgaaaatcgcggctctcgccagcggaatggatTCCTCTCTGGCTCTctccagcggaatgggtcgccagcggaatggtgatttctcttgctatcgccagaggaatggtgatttctctggcttcttgattccgctgtaatggactttgattccgctggcgctggactttgattccgctggcgcttcgattcctctggcgcttacGCGGATTTCTCTGAATTTTCAGCGCgtgcttcgcttctctgacttcttgatttctctggcgccttcgatttctctggcgctctggctggtgatttcgctgctctggagattggtttctctgacgcggggcttcggctgacttctctggtctggctacagagttatgctaaaaacaccctctttagccccgaaatttccaaaattatattcttccatctaaaaacctaaatctcctgcaaaacatcaaacaagccataaaacgcaccattttccagaagattctcttaaaataaagctcatatgaaccccaaaatttagcacaattaagcacaaatcaacccccccacacttagctttttgcttgtcctcaagcaaaatccatatgaatcataggaagagattgatttcaacaatgctaatttccaatccaaacattcacaagtcaattcaagattttcaatcaacacacatcttctcgatcatgcaagtaactcaaagtttaagaagcaacaaaagtgtaatgcaagtaattcgatcagacccaattctccgctagaagtgaattccctaatgtgatcgcctttataatcaatatcacaattttcacactttttgtgctttcaatttttcgacagttgagccataattcatgaaataaaagccatttggatgtactccaaagtcttttcacgtggtttcccatgctcatagttagactcagagctatcacattttcAGAACaagccagatgtttcagagctggcaatttcaaagttggcaattcgtccaacattttcacaaataagatatgatcgtaggcaatcacaatgacaacactccttctagcatctaccagacaaatcacgttttactaacttacaaaaatgttgcaacaaaactcataattctttgcacaatcaagaaacatatatcgaaggtaaaacaagaataaccaccaaacgaGCACAAACCCGAAACGCGCATCGAAAATCATCTACttttccacaaattcataaaaattagcaagattcgagaccaaaaactaagcatagaacgACTAATcttgcccaattgaaagcataaacacaataaaacaccccccacacttaaagcatgccatgtcctcagggcacgaaaaaaaaaaagaagagttgagaaaacgtccctgattatcggcatttgagaaactgaagcatcgtgagagatGATGAAGAGTGGAGTTTGTGGTCGATGCAGAGTAGAGACGGCGgcgctggcagggcagaggaGAGAGAGGTTCCGCTGGCAACCGAACTTAAGACAAAGAACTAAACACcaactaaaaacaaaacaaagaacaaccaaaaaaaaaaaaactaaaaataaaccaacggtgggttgcctcccaccaagcgcttaatttaacgtctagagctcgacgatacctcatggtctcaatgaacatcaaacatAGCGGGCGTGACAGAACGCTTAACACGAACAGAGGTAGAAGACCCATGCGCATCAGCTGCTTGAAAGACGACGCTTCCattgggcacatctatcatagcctTCCCCGTAGATAAGAATggtcgaccaagaatcaacggcggatttgtATCTTCGGGAATATCGAGGatcaagaaatccgtagggaagactagcttgtcaaccttcacaaagatgtcttcaagctttcctctcggcttcactcttgatctatccgccatttgaatctccatcgaggtcggcttgagatctccaatacCCAACCGcgtgaaaacagagatgggcatcacattgacactagcccctaaatcgcaaagagccttgggaaagagctctcctccaatctcgcactcaatggtgaagctacccggatctttcttcttcgaaagtagccTCATTGGcatctgttgggaaccttgtggaatatcctaacccttgttttgatgataccaaaattcataggacttaaatgtaatagactagaatcgtttttgaactcaagtgttagagttcgtttctagtttagttgcggtgtcaaagactgaagactgaagactgaagaatgaagactgaagactgaagactgcagttaccaactgaagtatcagttgaagaatcagttgaagactgattatttaatgcgcgccatggactgatactaaagtcaagtatcagttgaacattcctcctaggactgatcttccaacgttcagaggaagccacgtacgctcaagtacagccgcattaaatgcagagatatctcaatatcttatctctgcagaggtcattcctatctggtggttacttttcagagatgtcacatctcctgtccatcaaagagagccgtttccacacagacaaggaacctcgaagattgaagcctcagcccaaattcgaattgctctccaacggaagaaatcttgaggacgatttacgccaacagatctattcaagagttctcctacaaatagcgctcgaggatcacttcaatcttcaccgattcaacaacataagctgaagctctgccgaaatagctactcagcctaaagcttaaatctcccaaagcttgaatcgaagaagagaattccaaagccaaaatcagtcactgctgattacatacattctcttagaccctaggcatatattctgtgtacccagaagccaaaggtcaaacttgcttcaaagaactcgttctttgtaagtatagttggcactcgtttaaacctatcccccataagagtgtttgagtgactcggagtttcagaaggtgttctgaactctgatagggaagtctgagcacgaggtgtgcttagcaaggaaatcatGCGCGacctgtgtaggtgctgaaatcctgcgcgaggtgtgtaggtagggaaaccctacgcgaggtgtgtaggtgctgaagagagagtttatctttagttcacggtttgcagtgcaccagggaagcacttgcggagtggattgttggtctgatcaaccagccgtggatgtaggaaagagtttttccgaaccacgtaaaagtctctgtgttatttacagctttcagttttacattcataaatgtgatatttcaattgataaaactgaatgctgactaactgaaaagagaaactctaatccaactatctgctccaccgaggctattcgaaactaagtttaatttccgctgcgtatgatatcaatctgactcactatcctctgatagtaaggaagagagatatcatcttcatctttgcaaacacgactgaagcccttacgtggatcagttaagttccagtaacttaactgataactctttactgaagagctttcagtatcagtcgtcaaccctattgGTCAatacttatttcggttaaacaggtgtcttgtttgcgtgtaaagtttcgtttctatctctgactgagatccctctgattgaggtttgtagatagtcataaaaatagcccataggtgtattccccccccccatacacctattcgagaccccccggacctaacagcaTCTCAGTGCCCACAGTTgtcgcctgcgagattttcttatcctcatcccccatcttcttggtgtgaacaattgccttttcttttttatccttgggatcctgcaattgcgagagagtttgaggctgtgcacgtcggtccgattcttcaagtagtctctctagctcatccactatacgtccatgctctgtctcctcgggattggAAATTTTTTTCTCCTTCTTGCAACgggagatctccagcttgatttccttggtaTCCTTGCCGTCCCTCTGCTGTGGccgatcccgctgctctggccgatcccgctgctctgttCGATCCCGCTGTTCTGGccgatcccgctgctctgtccGATCCCGCTACTCTGTCCCGCTTCTCAAAGTAATCATACTGACGTTCTCCACTGGATTCAATTGGAGTTGCGATGGCAATTTACCTTGATGtcccttgagttgattcacggaCGTTGCAAGCTGAGACACTTGACGAGCTAACCCCTCTATCtgcaccttctgctcggcttgGGATTGTTGGAGTTGTTGCACATTATTCTGCAAAAACTGTTGATTACCAATCAAgtccgccatcatctcctccAGTGACTTGCCTTTCTTCTCGGGGGGATATTGCTGagcttgtggagcttgataTCTCGTCCTTTGATGAGGAGGacggtagttctgctgctgcgGCGGTTGCATCGCTGGTGGTTGCTTCGGCTCGGTATCTCTCCATCGAAAATTgggatggtttctccatggCGCATTGTGATTGTTTGAGTACTGGTCCTGTTTGGGCAAAGGTGGCAGTGGCGCGTCGCAGCTGTAAAAATTATGGGAAGAATTCACTTGGGCTTGATATTCTTCCTTATCTCCTGTGCATTGCAGGCTGGTGTGGCTTGGATTACCACATGCTCCACATGGCTTCTCTGATGGTTGTCCAGCCTTTGCGAGCTTCTCCACCACAGTGCTCAACATTCTCTCCAATTTCCCCATCCTTGCTTCGAATTTATCCTCAAAATCCGATGAACTAGCGtgagcagctttcttgagcattTGAATGCGTGGTTCATCATACTCCCTCGTTGCAtccaccaagtgttgaattaattgtTTGGCTTCACTCACAGTATTCTGGGAAAACCCTCCTCctctcgatgaattcacaaggtTTTTAGTATCCACGGTCATCCCCTGATAGAAGTACTACAGCAGATCTCCTTCAGAGAATTTATGGTTCGGGCAACTATCCACCAATCTCCTAAATCTGGTCCAGTAGGCGCTTAACGATTCATCATACTCCTGCTTTGCACCACTGATCTCCTTCTTTAGCgcattcgtcttggtgggagggaaaaagtGCTCCAGGAATAGCCTCTTCATGTCCGCCCACGTAGCGATCGAATAAGGTgggagactcgcgaaccaagagttcgcctctgctgtcatggtgaagggaaaagcagctaatctgaagtgttcctccgttacCCCAGTAGGGCGCTTCTGCaccttgcagatcttgatgaattcgctcaagaagttgtacggatcttctccctttttACCATAGTACTTcgggagaacattaagcaaACCAAGCTTAATCTCAATACCGGAAGCAGCTGCCGGCTTGCGGATCGGAGTTggggggtcatcagcttcgtggctggagagatcaCACAGTCTAGGGTCGTCAGCCATGTCACTCTCAGTACTTGCAACCGAGATTGAATCAGTTTCCTCTTCACAATCTGCGTCTGAATCGTGGtttgtttgggcaaacagagcctcttcagcagcagcagcactgGGTTCCGCCTCAATGAACCGTTCCGTGTTGGTGGACAGGTCAAGTTGCGAATCCAGTAGTTCCAGCAACTTCCTTGCCTTTGCCTCCTTCCTTAGCTTCTTCGtggtcttctcaatttcactatcgTAGAGGAGGTTCGGCTTGGAcaatctgctcataaacaaagaaaaaaaaatagacaaagggaaaagaattaattaacaccgctccccggcaacggcgccaatttggtggacgtcgtttcccatcaaaataattcatgcagaattatcaagagtAAATTAGTACactgataagcagggtcgatcccacagagagcagattaatcatcaattccctaaaatctaaaaatttggtgatgccaccacgccttaactttAAGAtgagttaattaaactaagaatgcaggattaaatcaaataaaatacggttgaagtaaatcaataaaagggtaattcggctcaaataaatccactctaattcaactctgatccttgacgcaataatt
It contains:
- the LOC130994240 gene encoding protein REDUCED CHLOROPLAST COVERAGE 3-like, translated to MVTRAYKHVVRAVIASVESMDNMSAAIATTLNFLLGSCNAESSDQTLKLQWLRAILEKRFGWKLKDELQHLRKLSILRGLCHKVGLELVPKDYDLECSTPFTNSHIISLVPICKRVGCSSADGRTLLESSKIALDKGKLEDAVNYGTKNTM